GTAATGGTCGCTGAGAAGGTATGCGGCGGGGGCTCCGAACCGAACCGGTTCTTGCTGATGAACACCGTGAGCACATTCACCGCAGAGTCTTGACGGCGCAGCTTCTCAGCCGCGCGCGACGCGAAGGTGCCCACCGCGCTGAGTACATCCTGATAAGAAGAAAGGTGCTGTCCAAACGAGCGAGTGCAGGCAACGCTCTTACGCGCTAGTTGTCCATCTTCGCTGGGGGCTAGCTCGTGGCAGCAGTGGCCTTGCAGCTCTCGCACGAGACGCGCACCTACCACGCCCCCAGATGCTTGCGCGCCCACGATTCAGATACTTTGGCTAGGTGCGCGGCAGTTGGCACGCCCAACTGATACAGCTTGGTCGCGTACTGGCGACCGATGCCCCACACGTCTTCGACGGCAATTTGCTCCAGCGCCCACTGCCGTTTCTGCTCAGAGTCCAAGTAGAGCACCCCGTCTAGTTCCGGCCGCTTCTTGGCTAAGCGGTTGGCTAGTTTGGCCAAGGTCTTCGTCGGTGCAATGCCCACGCAGGTGGGAATGTGTGTGCGTCGCTTGACTTCGGCGCGAATGCGTCGGCAGAAGGCCTCCAAGTCCCCGTGCCAGCGCTCCATGCCGTGCAGATCCAGAAAGCATTCATCGATCGAGTAGATCTCAATCTCGGGCACCATGCTAGCCAAGTAGCTCGTCACTCGCCAACTCATGTCCCCGTATAAGGCATAGTTGGATGAGAACACACGTACCTGGTGCTGTTTCAGTAAGGGTTTGAGCTTAAAATACGGTTCCCCCATGCCGATACCTAAGGCTTTCGCCTCAGCCGAGCGGGAGATAATGGCGCCATCGTTGTTACTCAATACTACAACGGGTACCTCATTCAGCTTGGGTTGGAAAACCCGTTCACAGCTCACATAAAAGTTGTTGCCATCAACTAACGCGAACATAGCTGGACAGGCGCCCGCGCCTTGTTTCGGTCACTACGTGCGTCACTACGCCCCACACATCAAACAGATCGGGTTCAGTCACCTCAATGGAAGGAAAGGTGGGGTTATCGGGCACGAGCCACCAAATAGTACCTCGTTGCACCAACCGCTTGACGGTAAACTCTCCATCGATCACGGCAATTACTACATCGTCGTGTTGGGCACGTAGGTGACAATCCACGGCCAGCAAAGCCCCATCCCGAATACCAGACTCACCTCCGGTCATACTTTCCCCCATCACCCGCACTAGGTACGTTGAGTCTGGGTGTGGCAGGAGTAGCCGATTCAGGTCTAGCTTGACTCCGTGGTGGTCCTCTGCTGGGGAGGGAAAACCAGCAGGCACAAGCGATTCAAAGAACAGCAGCCACAACGGCCGCCGAGCAACAGACAGCAATACAACTTCACACATAGGCAGCTCAACAAAGTGGAACTGCAAGCAATACGCTTTTGCTAATATAATTGGATATGAATTGCTAAAAAATTTATCAGCAGATTGTTAATAACTCTGTATAATAGCAGAAGGCAACACGGAAACTAATGGCCTCTCGAAACAGACTAACCTTTTATAGCTCCAGAACCTATTCACTTACTTAGTTTCATCACAGTGTATACTTGTCTCTTGCACCCTAATGGGTTTACATGCCAAGACCACCTTATACCTAAACACTGCCTAAGTATGTGACAGACAATACATGCTTATTAGTTACAGGTCTGTTATTGAATTGTATATATGATCAATCTCGCTTAATGTATAATGTTTATTTAGATACAAGCCCTCACTATTTATGTAATTAACGAAAAGAATAGGGCTGTTAGGCTTACTTTCTGTTAGGCTAAATGTAGCGAAACATACTTCTTTGCAATACGGGTCCCTCCTATGCACCTCAATAGCCTTATACAAGTATGATATATAAGGTTTAAATTCTTCTCTAAGGTCTTGAGGAGAAACCGGATCTTCTTGGACTGGAGAAATAGAATACCTATATGGGGGATAGTCTTTGCAAATATCTTCTTCTGGTATGGCTTCTAATTTAAATTTATTTTTCCCTTTCACAATAGTGTAATAGGCAATACCTCGTCCGCTTAGACGCTTCATTGTTAACTCCACCTGTTCTCTGGGCATTCTAAGCCCAAAATAGATGGATTTGATAGCGCGAAAGTCATGCATATGTTTCCCGAAATCATCTGTAATGATCCGAATTTCTTTTTCATATGCCCAACTATCTGTTTTGGTGCCTATCATTTTTTGCAAAAAGGAATTGAGCCCCCTTTGCTTAAGATACATAATATCATACATATCAAATTCGCTAGGCTTTTCTGTGTACGACACATCTAGGGGGTAGTGCTTCGTATAAGCAAAACTTTTTAATATATCTATATCATATCCTACACAAAAACCTTTGTGGGAATCAGCATAATGCGCCCAGAGGAGATCATTAATATTATCTTTTGACAAAGAAAAGACCCCTATTTTATTAATTAAATCGGTTGTTTTGTAAAATTGATCTAAAGCGCCTGTTAAATGCTGTCCAACATCTTTACTATTTGCTAAACCCAGTAATTTTACAATAGTATCTAACTCTATTTTTATTTTGTCAGTGTCGAACGTAGCTTCGCAGGGATCATTTAAACTATCAATATCAGAAGCCCAAAAAAAGCTTTCTTCAATTGAGGTTAGATCTCTCTCAAAATTATAACCACCACGGTATTTGTACGCTATCATAAGTGTTTACATTAATGTCTTAATTGCATAGATGATAAAGATGCTCAAAGATCACTGGACTTACTAGTCAAATATTTATGACTTCTGATTAGTTTACACTGTGACGTGCTTATTACGCCTTTTTTATTCGCAAATGGGTAACTTTATAGTATGGCAACAGCATCATTTCCAGACTATAACTCCGTCCCAGGCGGAGTAGCCGGTGGCTCGGCGCGGCGAGGCATTTATACTAGGAGCGGGCGACAAGCCCTTGCAGATAATCTGGCAACAAGACGTTCTTGCAGCTAAACGACAGCAATACGAGGCCACCCAACGGGCCAAGCAGCAGGCACAAGAGGAGCGCGACTTTAATCTGAATAAAGCGCTTGATGACCAACGGATTGAGTACGGCTACTTGCCCTCCCTGCTCGTGCAGGTAGTAG
This Hymenobacter sp. GOD-10R DNA region includes the following protein-coding sequences:
- a CDS encoding DUF2971 domain-containing protein, which encodes MIAYKYRGGYNFERDLTSIEESFFWASDIDSLNDPCEATFDTDKIKIELDTIVKLLGLANSKDVGQHLTGALDQFYKTTDLINKIGVFSLSKDNINDLLWAHYADSHKGFCVGYDIDILKSFAYTKHYPLDVSYTEKPSEFDMYDIMYLKQRGLNSFLQKMIGTKTDSWAYEKEIRIITDDFGKHMHDFRAIKSIYFGLRMPREQVELTMKRLSGRGIAYYTIVKGKNKFKLEAIPEEDICKDYPPYRYSISPVQEDPVSPQDLREEFKPYISYLYKAIEVHRRDPYCKEVCFATFSLTESKPNSPILFVNYINSEGLYLNKHYTLSEIDHIYNSITDL
- a CDS encoding Y-family DNA polymerase, whose translation is MFALVDGNNFYVSCERVFQPKLNEVPVVVLSNNDGAIISRSAEAKALGIGMGEPYFKLKPLLKQHQVRVFSSNYALYGDMSWRVTSYLASMVPEIEIYSIDECFLDLHGMERWHGDLEAFCRRIRAEVKRRTHIPTCVGIAPTKTLAKLANRLAKKRPELDGVLYLDSEQKRQWALEQIAVEDVWGIGRQYATKLYQLGVPTAAHLAKVSESWARKHLGAW
- the umuD gene encoding translesion error-prone DNA polymerase V autoproteolytic subunit, which codes for MCEVVLLSVARRPLWLLFFESLVPAGFPSPAEDHHGVKLDLNRLLLPHPDSTYLVRVMGESMTGGESGIRDGALLAVDCHLRAQHDDVVIAVIDGEFTVKRLVQRGTIWWLVPDNPTFPSIEVTEPDLFDVWGVVTHVVTETRRGRLSSYVRVS